One part of the Dermacentor andersoni chromosome 2, qqDerAnde1_hic_scaffold, whole genome shotgun sequence genome encodes these proteins:
- the LOC140215882 gene encoding uncharacterized protein: MPATLNCARRHSSSELYPSLRSGFQREQLAPCLLHCAGACRAFARRGPPLACRCRHNIFWRRGWDSRSGSDRSPGKPTSFAHLEAAGGGDWTDARRASALVSALGREGQRKYFADEEQEAARQLTSAASASSEAARQSTGAASTSSDAVPPASEFPRLLERLDRLFAASTNVLAERHEFTSRKQFEGEGFLEFVTALKEKAVQCNFGTAYNERVRDQIIHGVANVSVREKLLAHGETLSLDKAEEIGRSLEALHRANRAFGSENVRRIEASQLGVPSTGQDGRLLPGSRQDGRRSPGGHEDGRLLPGSRQEGRLLPGSRQEGRLLPGSRQEGRLLPRSRQEGRLLPRSRRDHGLLPRSRRDHGLLPRSRRDHGLLPRSRRDHGLLPRSRRDHGLLPRGRRDDGHFAHGSSGNRGACDRCGSTKHIATYRNCPARNRRCNACHTLGHFASVCRKTRTAQHVSSAETRSSTSAGQPSASVLTVSAFETKKDLKVPVVVNGVSMRLPVDTGASVSLMTAEDFGKHFGRQHRLSKTAVDLKNFSKQCIDIQGLFQATVQFFQRSCSVTFHVTTTGTSLLGIDAIQCLGIQIDGTSLTCRLPSLPSVQSPTGVPPGFDHLSSDELGLVNNFVHQIHRQQDAKPVSSKLRRLPLALRDQVTHELRRLEDCDVIERVEATEWVSPLVVVRKKDGAMRLCVDLWEQDSLVSQVQERVLQKQWQTKQYVDKRRGAQATRIKVGDTVRIRFNRKGFF; the protein is encoded by the exons ATGCCGGCCACCTTGAACTGTGCGCGAAGGCACTCGTCGTCGGAGCTGTATCCGAG tcttcgttccggttttcagcgggagcagttagctccgtgtctccttcactgcgccggcgcttgccgcgcgttcgcccgtcggggccccccgcttgcctgccgctgccgacacaacatcttttggcgacgaggatgggattcccgcagcggttccgaccgaagccccgggaaaccaacgagcttc gcccacctcgaagcggccggcggtggcgactggacagacgcgcgacgagcgtccgcgctcgtcagcgctctcgggcgtgagggacaacgaaagtactttgcagacgaggagcaggaagcagcaaggcagttaaccagcgcagcgtcagcttcaagcgaagcagcaaggcagtcgaccggcgcagcgtcaacgtcaagtgatgcggtcccgccagcgtcagagtttccgagactcttggagcggcttgaccggctgttcgccgcgtcaacaaatgtcctggcggaacggcacgaattcaccagccgaaagcagttcgagggtgaaggattcctggaattcgtgaccgcattgaaggagaaggcggtacagtgcaacttcggcacagcctacaacgagcgcgtccgagaccagataatacatggcgtagcgaacgtcagcgttcgcgaaaagttgctggctcatggcgaaaccctgtccctggacaaggcagaagaaattggacgctcgttagaagccttgcatcgagcgaaccgcgcgttcggctccgaaaatgttcgaagaattgaAGCATCCcagcttggcgttccgtcgacgggtcaagatggcagacttcttccggggagccgccaagatggccgacgtagtccgggaggccatgaagatggcagacttcttccgggaagccgccaagagggccgacttcttccgggaagccgccaagagggccgacttcttccgggaagccgccaagagggccgacttcttccgagaagccgccaagaaggccgacttcttccgagaagccgccgagaccacggccttcttccgagaagccgccgagaccacggccttcttccgagaagccgccgagaccacggccttcttccgagaagccgccgagaccacggccttcttccgagaagccgccgagaccacggccttcttccgagaggccgccgagacgacggacatttcgcacatggctcctccgggaaccgtggtgcatgcgaccggtgtggcagcacgaagcatattgcaacgtacaggaattgtccagcaaggaaccggcggtgcaacgcctgccacacgttgggccattttgcatcagtatgccgaaaaacccgtactgctcagcacgtctcttccgcagagacgcggtcttcaacttccgcagggcagccgtccgcgtctgtcctgacggtaagcgcttttgaaactaaaaaagatttgaaagttccagtcgtagtgaacggcgtctccatgcgactgccggtggatacgggagcgtctgtctcattgatgacggccgaggattttggaaagcactttggtcgacagcacagactgtcaaaaacagcagtggacttgaaaaatttctccaagcaatgcatcgacattcaaggcctgtttcaagccactgtccagtttttccaaaggtcatgctccgtcacgttccacgtaacgactacaggaacatcactgctgggtatAGACGCCATCCAatgcttgggcatacagatcgacggtacgtcgctgacatgtcgtctaccatcgcttccttcagtacagagccccacaggtgtgcctccgggttttgatcacctttccagtgacgagttgggcctcgtcaacaactttgtgcaccaaattcatcggcagcaagatgcgaaaccagtatcttcaaagttgcgccgactacccctggctctccgtgaccaggtcacacatgaattgcgacgtctcgaggactgcgacgtcatcgagcgcgtcgaggctactgagtgggtgtctccactcgtggtggtgcgcaagaaggatggagccatgcggctctgtgtagatctatgggaacaggacagtcttgtgtctcaagttcaagaaagggtcttgcagaaacagtggcagactaaacagtacgtagacaaacgtagaggtgctcaggcaactcgtatcaaggtgggagacaccgtcagaataagatttaacaggaaaggatttttttaa